The genomic stretch CGCTCCCACCAGCACGCTCCCACCTGCACGCTCCCACCAGCACGCTCCCACCTGCACGCTCCCACCTGCTCTCTCAGGCCTGCAGATGTAAAGCTTCATTTTCATGTTACCCCATCGGGGCCCTTCTTGGGgagtcagccccccccccccccacctgtgTGGTCAGCTGGAGGAGTCCTCAGTTTGATTAGAAGGTACCCACTGATCTTACATCAGAGTCTAACCCTCATGAAACACACTGCGCTGGTGTCTGatggtttttgtgtttgataaaaTGAGGTCAGAGAGCTGCAGGTTCTCTGAAGGGTTCCTGACTGTGAGTGACCCACTTCACATCGCAGTCTGTTCATGAACATAAACATTCCTTCCTGTCCACAGCAGAGACTACAGGTCGTGTCAGGTGAGGTCCCGGCGTGCCCCGTGTCTCCGAGACGACGCttcaggttgatgatgatgagccGACAGGTGagagctgcaggctgcaggacCTGATGATGTTAGAGGTTCAGCACTCTACAAAGACCCTGATGTCTCCCCCCGTCAATAACTCACATCTCTTTAAAAACAGGTCagcatgttaaaatgttcaacagGAATTTAGAATttgttactgtaaatattattatgtattttatcttattctggttgtattgcaccgcgggacagagacaaacgaaatttcgattccactgcatgtctggcatattttgaaattgacaatgaAGTTGACTTTGAACTTTTGAGGAAACAAAGAGACGTCTATAGAGAGAAGTTGAGACTTTATTGTTTGAATCAAAGGAGTCTCCTGGAGTCAGAGGAACATGGTTCAGTACTCGTGTGAATGTAAACTGCAGTTAAGTGGAAATGTTTGAAGAATCTGTTTGTGTCCCAAACCACACGTGATCCCTGCGTTCATGCTaacatggaaaacaaaaaactgatgaGGTCAGCGGGTCTGTCAAGTAAAGACCAATCAGACGAGAGCTCACCACCTAAGACCAGGAAGTGGACAGAAGAGCTCAGAGATAAATAAACTAGTTGGAGACATGTGTgtgaaggtcagaggtcagaggtcactgaGGGTGAACCCTGAGCAGACACACAGCTGGAACATGTGACAACAGGTTAGTGGGGGAGCTCATGGGCAACCAGTTTGTAGTGGGAACCACAGGACGGGCAGCGGTGGGCCTCGCCCTCATGGAGCCAGAACCAGACCACAGCCGTGTTGTCTTCCTCGcctgcagacaggaagtgagaaagTGAGTCACAACACGAGCACACGGTAAACATGaatcagtgtttgttaaaacaaacagaatcaacTTACAgacacatcccacaatcctcTTGTTCGTGATGGAGGGGACGAGGTGGGGGTCCACCTTGGAGCCGGCGTACTCCTTTGGCTTCATCATGCTGTAGGGATCCTGAACGGGGGGGGGGTCAGTCAGGTTAGGGACACGACCTGAATCATCTCAAAATGTGAACTGTGGGAAACTGCTCAAGTTATATTTGACATAAGGTGAAGTAGGGCTGTAACGCGTTCAAAGCGAACAGACGTTCCTGGTACACACTAATCTTTgcgagccagcttggagagttgcAGGTTGGTCactatgcaagtagctctcagagtctgagaaaacataatgcagtcatcaagtatgacaatattgtcaaatatcttctatcataaaatatgaaacattatcaacatatgaacctgatgttttgctcctgctggttttcattaaagtctttatttgtgatttttcacacttaaataaaatcaagtctctcctctgaaaataactctgcgagtcatgactgtctacaatgggtgtaacacccgagtcccactgtctgtgatgttttcagagttttcagagtcctatcttcactttgtttacatcgccgggacggccggctgactcctcccctcgtgtataaaagttgtttaattgagggactagagatgtagatgtgttcatgtgttcatgtgttcatgtgtagatgtgttcatgtgttcatgtgttcacatgtagatgtgttcatgtgttcatgtgttcatgtgtagatgtgttcatgtgtccatgtgttcatgtgtagatgtgttcatgtgttcacatgtagatgtgttcatgtgttcatgtgtagatgtgttcatgtgtagatgtgttcatgtgtagatgtgttcatgtgtagatgtgttcatgtgtccatgtgtagatgtgttcatgtgttcatgtgtccatgtgtagatgtgttcatgtgtccatgtgtagatgtgttcatgtgttcatgtgttcatgtgtagatgtgttcatgtgttcatgtgtagatgtgttcatgtgtccatgtgtagatgtgttcatgtgtagatgtgttcatgtgttcatgtgtagatgtgttcatgtgtagatgtgttcatgtgttcatgtgttcatgtgtccatgtgtagatgtgttcatgtgtagatgtgttcatgtgttcatgtgtccatgtgtagatgtgttcatgtgtagatgtgttcatgtgttcatatgttcatgtgtagatgtgttcatgtgttcatgtgtccatgtgtagatgtgttcatgtgttcatgtgtagatgtgttcatgtgtagatgtgttcatgtgttcatgtgtccatgtgtagatgtgttcatgtgtagatgtgttcatgtgttcatgtgtccatgtgtagatgtgttcatgtgtagatgtgttcatgtgttcatatgttcatgtgtagatgtgttcatgtgttcatgtgtccatgtgtagatgtgttcatgtgttcatgtgtagatgtgttcatgtgttcatgtgtagatgtgttcatgtgtagatgtgttcatgtgttcatgtgtagatgtgttcatgtgttcatgtgtagatgtgttcacGTGTAGATGTGTTCACGTGTTCATGTGTTCAcgtgtagatgtgttcatgtgtagatgtgttcatgtgttcatgtgttcatgtgtagatgtgttcatgtgttcacgtgtagatgtgttcatgtgttcatgtgtagatgtgttcatgtgttcatgtgtagatgtgttcacGTGTAGATGTGTTCacgtgttcatgtgttcatgtgtagatgtgttcatgtgttcatgtgtagatgtgttcatgtgttcacgtgtagatgtgttcatgtgtagatgtgttcatgtgttcatgtgtagatgtgttcatgtgttcatgtgtccatgtgtccatgtgtccatgcgtccatgtgtccatgcgtccatgtgttcatgtgtagatgtgttcatgtgtccatgtgtagatgtgttcatgtgttcacgtgttcatgtgtagatgtgttcatgtgttcatgtgtagctgtgtccatgtgttcatgtgttcacgtgtagatgtgttcatgtgtagatgtgttcatgtgttcacgtgtccatgtgtagatgtgtccatgtgtccatgtgtagatgtgttcatgtgttcacgtgttcatgtgtagatgtgttcacgtgtagatgtgttcatgtgttcatgtgtagatgtgttcacGTGTAGATGTGTTCAcgtgtagatgtgttcatgtgtagatgtgttcatgtgttcatgtgttcatgtgttcacgtgtagatgtgttcatgtgtagatgtgttcatgtgtccatgCGTCCATGcgtccatgtgttcatgtgttcatgtgtagatgtgttcatgtgttcatgtgtagatgtgttcacGTGTAGATGTGTTCacgtgttcatgtgttcatgtgtagatgtgttcatgtgtagatgtgtccatgtgtccatgtgtagatgtgttcatgtgttcacgTGTTCAcgtgtagatgtgttcatgtgttcacgTGTTCacgtgtccatgtgtccatgtgttcatgtgttcacgtgttcatgtgtccatgtgtagatgtgtccatgtgtccatgtgttcacgtgttcatgtgtccatgtgtccatgtgttcatgtgttcatgtgtccatgtgtagatgtgtccatgtgttcatgtgttcatgtgtccatgtgtagatgtgtccatgtgttcatgtgttcatgtgtccatgtgttcatgtgtccatgtgtccatgtgtagatgtgtccatgtgtccatgtgtccatgtgtccatgtgtagatgtgtccatgtgttcatgtgttcatgtgtccatgtgtagatgtgtccatgtgtccatgtgtccatgtgtagatgtgtccatgtgtccatgtgtagatgtgtccatgtgttcatgtgttcatgtgtccatgtgtagatgtgtccatgtgtccatgtgtccatgtgtccatgtgtagatgtgtccatgtgtagatgtgttcatgtgtagatgtgtccatgtgttcatgtgttcatgtgtccatgtgtagatgtgtccatgtgtagatgtgtccatgtgtccatgtgtagatgtgtccatgtgtccatgtgtagatgtgtccatgtgtccatgtgtagatgtgtccatgtgtagatgtgtccatgtgtccatgtgtagatgtgtccatgtgtccatgtgtccatgtgtagatgtgtccatgtgtccatgtgtccatgtcttcatgtgttcatgtcttcatgtgtccatgtgtccatgtcttcatgtgttcatgtgttcatgtgtccatgtgtccatgtcttcatgtgttcatgtgtccatgtgtccatgtgttcatgtgttcatgtgtccatgtgtccatgtgtccatgtgttcatgtgttcatgtgtccatgtgtccatgtgttcatgtgtccatgtgtagatgtgttcatgtgtccatgtgtagatgtgtccatgtgtccatgtgtagatgtgtccatgtgtccatgtgtagatgtgtccatgtgtccatgtgtccatgtgtagatgtgtccatgtgttcatgtgttcatgtgtagatgtgtccatgtgtagatgtgtagatgtgtagatgtgtccatgtgtccatgtgtccatgtgtccatgtgtagatgtgtccatgtgttcatgtgttcatgtgtagatgtgtccatgtgttcatgtgtagatgtgtagatgtgtagatgtgtagatgtgtagatgtgtccatgtgtagatgtgtccatgtgtccatgtgtccatgtgtccatgtgtagatgtgtccatgtgtagatgtgtccatgtgtccatgtcttcatgtgttcatgtgtccatgtgtccatgtcttcatgtgttcatgtgttcatgtgtccatgtgtccatgtgtccatgtcttcatgtgttcatgtgttcatgtgtccatgtgtccatgtgtccatgtgttcatgtgttcatgtgtccatgtgtccatgtgtccatgtgtccatgtgttcatgtgttcatgtgtccatgtgtagatgtgtccatgtgtccatgtgttcatgtgttcatgtcttcatgtgtccatgtgtccatgtgtccatgtgtccatgtgtagatgtgtccatgtgtccatgtgttcatgtgttcatgtgtccatgtgtagatgtgtccatgtgtccatgtgttcatgtgtccatgtcttcatgtgttcatgtcttcatgtgtccatgtgtccatgtgtccatgtgtccatgtgttcatgtgtccatgtcttcatgtgttcatgtgtccatgtcttcatgtgtccatgtgtccatgtgttcatgtgttcatgtgtccatgtgtagatgtgtccatgtgtccatgtgttcatgtgttcatgtgttcatacCGATCCCTCCTTCATGGCCTTCATGATGATCTTCTCCAGGCCGGTCGCCTGCTCCTCGTCAGTGGGAATCcctgaaaacatcaaacaacagAATTCAAAGTTATTAAATCAGTGACGTCACTAATATGTTAATTCAGTGACGTCAGAGTGAGACAAACACTCAGAAATGTCTCTAAACATGGAGATGTGAATGTATGAGACACAGCGCTGATAACAGAAGAGTTCACTAACTCTCAGCTTtaataaaaacttgtttttgtttgaaatattggCCGAATGATTAGAAATGTTGGCCTCCTTCTGTCGGGTGAAGCTTTAAGTAGTTGGAGCTTCAGAGTTTAAACAGTTCACGATTGTTGTTTTAATTCTGATATTTTTATCCGGGGTTTCGCCTGATCTTCGTCATCACAGCTACCTGTCCGTGCCTCAAACACACCGTCTTTAAAACCGGATTTCTCCGGTCTTTAAGATCTAATAACTCGTCGGTGGTTCCGTCCTCACCTCCAGCAGCCATCCCGCGGGTCAGAGCCGGTACCGGGGCGGCCCGGCAGCTTCCAGCGGCTCTCACAGCCGAGCGGAGCAGTAACCTTGCAGCCATTTCTCCTTCTGACGCTTTATGGTCGCTGCTGGTCGCGGGGATATGACGTCATTACGCACCAGCTCGTCAGAGCGTTTTTACGTCAGAGAGtcttgtagttcttttccccCACTGGATCACATTAGAAACTGTTTGTTACCGTGTTGAATTAAGATAAGATGTTCAGCCCATCATTGAGA from Labrus bergylta chromosome 17, fLabBer1.1, whole genome shotgun sequence encodes the following:
- the LOC110006239 gene encoding cytochrome c oxidase subunit 5B, mitochondrial-like — translated: MAARLLLRSAVRAAGSCRAAPVPALTRGMAAGGIPTDEEQATGLEKIIMKAMKEGSDPYSMMKPKEYAGSKVDPHLVPSITNKRIVGCVCEEDNTAVVWFWLHEGEAHRCPSCGSHYKLVAHELPH